The DNA segment TATCGTCAGCGAGAAAATGGCTCTCGCCAGTCAATAGGCCGAGCACCATTTCGCGTTGAGGCCAGATGCTACGTCGGACTCGGGACAACAGATTCTTGGCCGTGTGAATTTTGGAAAGAAGTTCGGGACGGGGATTACCCAGTGCTTCTTGTTCCAGCGATTCGATCGTTACCCCAAGCCCCTCTAAAAACGGGAAGCAGCCGTCGACGCACGAGTCGAGAATAGCGTAGAGAAGATAGTCAGGACCGCGACTTCTCATCCGCCCCGTGGGATTCTCAATACGATCGTGAATCGGAGCTAAAACATGATCGCAATCTTGATGAAACGTCAGCAGGAAGTTCTTGCCCAAAATCATCCCGATCTGTCCAAGTGACGCTTTGTCGTCATCACTAACGACCAAGCAATGCGAAATCACCAATTGGTGATGTTCAAACATTTCCGATTTCGGACGTTGCGGAACGTTGACAAGATTTTCCATCGCGAGCGGTGAAATCCGGTAGCGTTGGGCGATTTGTTTCAGTACCGACCCATCCCCCAGTCCATGCACGTCCAGCCAAAGCATGGCCCCGGGATTCTCATGACTGGGA comes from the Roseimaritima multifibrata genome and includes:
- the corA gene encoding magnesium/cobalt transporter CorA, whose amino-acid sequence is MLWLDVHGLGDGSVLKQIAQRYRISPLAMENLVNVPQRPKSEMFEHHQLVISHCLVVSDDDKASLGQIGMILGKNFLLTFHQDCDHVLAPIHDRIENPTGRMRSRGPDYLLYAILDSCVDGCFPFLEGLGVTIESLEQEALGNPRPELLSKIHTAKNLLSRVRRSIWPQREMVLGLLTGESHFLADDTRTYLQNTADHCNQLADVVDMYREATSGLVNTYMSSVAHRSNEVMKVLTLLTSVFVPPTFLAGVYGMNFSEMPELRFPHAYPIALGLMMSMVAGTILYFYRRGWLTSAPIAPKSAPPEPAPVLPSTSAMKAAQNIVMETEFDHPYQRAA